In one window of Silvanigrella paludirubra DNA:
- a CDS encoding MBL fold metallo-hydrolase yields the protein MEIISLEGNTQMLDGGAMFGNAPKAMWESWIQSDNLNRIPLACRSLLVKNKDGKNFLFEAGVGAFFEPKLKDRYGIVETEHILLQSLQKVNLSHEDIDAVILSHLHFDHAGGILTPYGQGETKLLFPKAKFYVGKEHWERAINPHPRDKASFVPLLNNLLEKSGRLILVENNGISDLSPFITFRFSNGHTPGLMLGEISLKDGPLVFASDLIPGFAWMHIPISMGYDRFPELVIDEKKNFLEDLITKNAKLFFTHDSQNPIGKIKKDDKGKFFAEVFEYPKGIE from the coding sequence ATGGAAATAATTTCTCTTGAAGGTAACACTCAAATGCTTGATGGTGGCGCTATGTTTGGAAATGCGCCAAAAGCAATGTGGGAGTCTTGGATTCAATCAGATAATTTAAATAGAATTCCTTTAGCATGTAGATCACTTTTAGTTAAAAATAAGGATGGAAAAAACTTTCTTTTTGAAGCTGGAGTAGGAGCTTTTTTTGAACCAAAACTTAAAGATAGGTATGGAATTGTTGAAACAGAACATATTTTGTTGCAAAGTTTACAAAAAGTAAATTTAAGTCATGAAGATATTGATGCTGTTATTCTTTCTCATTTGCATTTTGATCATGCTGGTGGAATTTTAACTCCTTATGGCCAAGGAGAGACAAAACTTTTATTTCCAAAAGCAAAATTTTATGTTGGCAAAGAGCACTGGGAGAGAGCAATAAATCCACATCCAAGAGATAAAGCTTCATTTGTTCCTTTATTAAATAATTTACTAGAAAAATCGGGTCGGTTGATTTTAGTTGAAAATAATGGAATAAGTGATTTATCTCCCTTTATAACCTTTAGATTTTCTAATGGTCATACCCCGGGACTTATGTTAGGAGAAATATCTTTAAAAGACGGACCACTTGTTTTTGCAAGTGATTTAATTCCGGGATTCGCTTGGATGCATATTCCCATTTCTATGGGTTATGACCGTTTTCCAGAATTAGTAATTGATGAAAAGAAAAATTTTCTTGAAGATTTAATCACAAAAAATGCAAAATTATTTTTTACCCATGACAGCCAAAATCCAATTGGAAAAATTAAAAAAGATGATAAAGGAAAATTTTTTGCAGAAGTATTTGAATACCCCAAAGGAATAGAATGA
- a CDS encoding helix-turn-helix domain-containing protein, translated as MNMNQAAYQNDKNALGVTYETAALIGSRLRAAREHKRFSPSQVSARVKIRERYIEAIEIGDWDVLPPGLNGRGLIRLYARELAVAIPEFEAFHHLQTVMLEKQSESLMAASNKKSKYHPAAEESAEVIRSISRSEFQKGINLETSEYGSSSMHPDEPVPHIPSSKVYSRPVFSQRTAASTGSASIVTPNIYDVLGLQVDELKVQEIAEPEYPVAKEQKNIRQNLPTAEPVKKSIVETHPVVEKEKIKVEEKVFQESHVKKDLPFVTSKEVKEESIIKKRLFDLNPLQIVVLLSFLMIFVFVSLFLFSRNSSQTKVTNLSAKQLENEIGESEALPNSIVNSNIPAVSEAQKATVYPPQTKTVAAETKEATLTPQATTSTIPVSQKTQAIIEVERIAKLNIISKVNITIEADGKQIFSGVHSSGVLDIPFKNKAEINMSDASKVSLIYEGVNHGPLGYAGRKRKIVLNAKAYVE; from the coding sequence ATGAATATGAACCAAGCCGCATACCAGAATGATAAAAATGCACTTGGTGTTACTTATGAAACTGCGGCTCTCATAGGAAGTCGACTTCGTGCCGCTCGTGAACATAAACGATTTTCGCCTTCTCAAGTTTCTGCGCGCGTCAAAATTCGTGAGCGTTATATTGAAGCTATAGAAATTGGAGATTGGGACGTCCTTCCTCCTGGCTTGAATGGTAGAGGGCTTATAAGACTTTACGCTAGAGAACTAGCCGTTGCTATTCCTGAATTTGAAGCTTTTCATCATTTACAAACGGTTATGCTTGAAAAACAGTCTGAAAGTTTAATGGCTGCTTCAAATAAAAAATCGAAATATCATCCTGCAGCAGAGGAATCCGCTGAAGTCATTCGTTCGATTTCCCGCAGCGAATTTCAAAAAGGGATAAATTTAGAAACCTCTGAATATGGTTCGTCTTCAATGCATCCAGATGAGCCTGTTCCACATATTCCAAGTTCAAAAGTATATTCAAGACCTGTTTTTTCACAAAGGACAGCGGCTTCAACTGGTAGTGCTTCTATTGTCACTCCAAATATTTATGATGTTCTAGGTCTTCAAGTTGATGAACTTAAAGTCCAAGAAATTGCTGAACCCGAATATCCTGTAGCAAAAGAGCAAAAAAATATAAGACAAAATTTACCAACAGCAGAGCCTGTAAAAAAATCAATTGTAGAAACTCATCCAGTAGTTGAAAAAGAAAAAATAAAAGTAGAAGAAAAAGTATTTCAAGAAAGTCATGTAAAAAAAGATCTTCCATTTGTTACTTCAAAAGAAGTAAAAGAAGAATCCATTATTAAAAAAAGACTTTTTGATTTAAATCCTTTGCAAATTGTTGTTTTATTATCTTTTTTAATGATTTTTGTTTTTGTTAGTTTATTTCTCTTTTCAAGAAATTCAAGTCAAACTAAAGTAACAAATTTATCTGCTAAACAACTTGAAAATGAGATTGGTGAAAGTGAAGCATTACCAAATTCAATCGTAAATTCAAATATTCCAGCTGTGTCTGAAGCTCAAAAAGCAACGGTTTATCCTCCACAAACAAAAACAGTTGCTGCAGAAACTAAGGAAGCAACTTTAACGCCTCAAGCGACAACAAGCACTATCCCAGTGTCACAAAAAACTCAGGCAATTATTGAAGTGGAACGAATAGCAAAACTAAATATAATTTCAAAAGTAAACATTACAATTGAGGCCGATGGAAAACAAATTTTTTCAGGAGTTCATTCTTCGGGAGTATTAGATATTCCTTTTAAAAATAAAGCAGAAATAAATATGTCTGACGCATCAAAGGTGAGTTTAATTTACGAAGGAGTAAATCACGGGCCTTTAGGATACGCTGGCAGAAAAAGAAAAATTGTATTAAATGCAAAAGCATATGTAGAATAA
- a CDS encoding ComEC/Rec2 family competence protein — MSHLNYFLYKNIFFSIILYTVLIILLNDFPEEIKNNGIFKQFFDYSNWVEQKAKITSAQMQESNLALNFLGNLRKLTFSEAKAFQNSGLIHLLAISGGQVVPLANGISKIFSYILFYVLYKYINPNKLMNFINNFKIYLSLFISLIICSLFGWTGALVRVSALSYFQSIKFIQSQYLIFFKLFPFITSKIFHKIFVLFLISFSFGNVFINFSFLLSAIGAIILEISSYITNFLISNLKIFKAICNTILTSFFTGIILYPFTNIDLINSCSANILALPIVCFLITPLSLLAIFIPIHFVFYPYIIYLLDFSLYILKKIAFTFSIDNSKKNPFDKNNPIFTLEGLIYLNTILIILWIFSDFLKERKLFKARNKFLALK; from the coding sequence ATGAGTCATTTAAACTATTTTTTATACAAAAATATATTTTTCTCTATAATTCTATATACTGTGCTAATAATATTATTAAACGATTTTCCAGAAGAAATAAAAAATAATGGTATTTTTAAACAGTTTTTTGATTATTCAAATTGGGTAGAACAAAAGGCAAAAATCACATCTGCACAAATGCAAGAATCAAACCTTGCATTAAATTTTTTAGGAAACTTAAGAAAATTAACTTTTTCGGAAGCAAAAGCATTTCAAAATTCGGGCTTAATTCATCTTTTAGCAATTTCAGGTGGCCAAGTTGTTCCTCTAGCAAATGGCATAAGCAAAATTTTTTCTTATATTTTATTTTATGTCCTTTATAAATATATAAACCCAAATAAACTAATGAATTTTATAAATAATTTTAAAATATATTTATCATTATTTATTTCATTAATAATATGCTCTCTTTTTGGCTGGACGGGAGCTCTTGTAAGAGTTTCTGCATTGAGTTATTTTCAATCAATAAAATTTATTCAAAGTCAATATCTCATTTTTTTTAAACTGTTTCCATTTATAACCTCAAAAATATTTCATAAAATTTTCGTACTTTTTCTTATTTCATTTTCATTTGGAAATGTTTTTATTAATTTTTCTTTTTTACTTTCTGCAATTGGTGCCATAATATTAGAAATTTCAAGTTATATAACAAATTTTTTAATTTCAAATTTAAAAATATTTAAAGCAATATGTAATACTATATTAACATCTTTTTTTACTGGAATTATTCTTTATCCTTTTACAAATATTGATTTAATAAATTCATGCTCTGCAAATATTTTAGCATTGCCAATTGTTTGTTTTTTAATAACTCCTTTATCTTTACTCGCCATATTTATTCCAATTCATTTTGTATTTTATCCTTATATTATTTATTTGTTAGACTTTTCTTTATACATTCTAAAAAAAATAGCTTTCACTTTTAGTATTGATAATTCAAAAAAAAATCCATTTGATAAAAACAACCCTATTTTCACATTAGAAGGATTAATTTATCTAAATACTATTTTAATTATATTATGGATATTTTCTGATTTTTTAAAAGAAAGAAAATTATTTAAAGCAAGAAATAAGTTTCTTGCTTTAAAGTAA
- the ligA gene encoding NAD-dependent DNA ligase LigA: protein MSMKIESNKKIESIASQLLYHKKLYYTGRSMISDMEYDSLEDQLKKLSPNHPVLSLVGYQFEDSGKKISHHLPMLSLAKTYSIEDLFDFLNKNPSVAMDKLDGMALSIEYDENGKFLRASTRGNGKLGEDVTEHVYYITNIPKKLNIDKKWQGFHFEIRGEIYFPHSEFQNFQDRFDSFRNAVPGTLGRKDVEEAVDVLKVLHFCVYDLFVFDNKGNYLSAKEIPKYFDVPNNYLSKLNLTKKMGFEDNMNYVVDVTDIKNIDDLNLFIENWYKKSRDYQIDGIVFRFKDEILWENLGNTAHHPRGSLAFKQAGETAETEILEIEENVGRSGKITFRAKLKTVELSGAKISYATLHNAQFIEEGNYAVGSKVEIIRSGEVIPAIIRLIEPSKQSFILPKNCKCGYPLTRQGPDLMCLDNPSCNYKDQESLVYFISSLDIMGVSDKIVLKIREAGLVQEPADFYKLTVEDLIQIEGFAQKSSENVIAAIQNSKKIPLAKFLTSLGLKRGGAVKCQEVAKKCIHLKNVLKLKVEDLLEEKGWAQKSAEDFVESLKLKEKIIQNLLHYVEVIDDESGALIQSQSDHPYFGKNICITGSLSRPREEYKKILDTVGAKLVSAVSSKTDLLVCNEASSSSKYKDAIKHNVKIVNEEEFSSLL from the coding sequence ATGTCAATGAAAATAGAATCAAATAAGAAAATAGAATCCATAGCATCTCAGTTACTTTATCATAAAAAACTTTATTATACAGGCCGTAGTATGATAAGTGATATGGAATATGATTCTTTAGAAGATCAATTAAAAAAATTATCTCCAAATCATCCCGTATTATCGTTGGTTGGTTATCAATTTGAAGACTCTGGAAAAAAAATTTCACATCATTTACCAATGTTATCTTTAGCAAAAACCTATTCAATTGAAGATTTATTCGATTTTTTAAATAAAAATCCAAGCGTTGCTATGGATAAATTAGATGGCATGGCTCTTTCTATTGAATATGATGAAAATGGTAAGTTTTTAAGAGCCTCAACAAGAGGAAACGGTAAATTAGGAGAAGATGTTACAGAGCATGTTTACTATATAACAAATATACCAAAAAAATTAAATATAGATAAAAAATGGCAAGGATTTCATTTTGAGATAAGAGGTGAAATTTATTTTCCACATTCTGAATTTCAAAACTTTCAAGACCGTTTTGATAGTTTTCGAAATGCCGTTCCTGGTACTTTAGGTCGAAAAGATGTTGAAGAGGCTGTTGATGTATTAAAAGTTTTGCATTTTTGTGTATATGATTTATTTGTATTCGATAATAAAGGCAACTATTTATCTGCAAAAGAAATTCCAAAATATTTTGATGTACCAAATAATTATCTCTCAAAGCTTAATTTGACAAAAAAAATGGGCTTTGAAGATAATATGAATTATGTTGTTGATGTGACTGATATAAAAAATATAGATGATTTAAATTTATTTATAGAAAACTGGTATAAAAAAAGTAGAGATTATCAAATTGATGGTATTGTTTTTAGATTTAAAGATGAGATTTTATGGGAAAACTTAGGAAATACAGCTCATCATCCAAGAGGAAGTCTAGCATTTAAACAAGCAGGTGAAACCGCAGAAACTGAAATTTTAGAAATTGAAGAAAATGTAGGACGTAGCGGAAAAATAACTTTCAGAGCAAAATTAAAAACAGTTGAATTATCAGGTGCAAAAATCTCATACGCAACTTTGCATAATGCTCAATTTATAGAAGAAGGTAATTACGCTGTAGGTTCTAAAGTTGAAATCATTCGCAGTGGTGAAGTAATACCAGCTATTATTCGCTTAATTGAGCCTTCTAAACAATCTTTTATATTACCTAAAAATTGTAAATGCGGATATCCTTTGACGCGTCAAGGTCCCGATTTAATGTGTTTAGATAATCCTTCTTGTAATTACAAAGATCAAGAAAGTCTTGTATATTTTATTTCCTCTTTAGATATTATGGGGGTTTCTGACAAAATTGTACTAAAAATAAGAGAGGCTGGATTAGTTCAAGAGCCTGCCGATTTTTATAAATTAACAGTAGAAGATCTCATTCAAATTGAAGGTTTTGCACAAAAATCTTCAGAAAATGTTATTGCCGCTATCCAAAATTCAAAAAAAATTCCTTTAGCAAAATTTTTAACATCACTAGGTTTAAAAAGAGGTGGTGCTGTTAAATGTCAAGAAGTTGCTAAAAAATGTATTCATCTTAAAAATGTTTTAAAATTAAAAGTAGAAGATCTTTTAGAAGAAAAAGGTTGGGCCCAAAAATCTGCAGAAGATTTTGTCGAATCATTAAAATTGAAAGAAAAAATAATTCAAAATTTATTACATTATGTTGAAGTTATTGATGATGAATCTGGTGCTTTGATACAAAGTCAAAGTGATCATCCCTATTTTGGTAAAAATATTTGTATAACAGGATCCCTTTCAAGGCCAAGAGAAGAGTACAAAAAAATATTGGATACTGTCGGGGCAAAACTCGTTTCCGCAGTGAGCTCAAAAACAGATTTATTAGTTTGTAACGAAGCTAGTTCTTCGTCAAAATATAAAGATGCAATAAAACATAATGTAAAAATAGTAAATGAAGAGGAGTTTTCTTCATTACTTTAA
- a CDS encoding acyl-CoA desaturase: MKLRESSNIVKFNWRNFIWITGVHVIALSLCWFFFTWQAFIVFLVMHYLAGMVGITFGFHRLLAHKGFQATKPIEYFAAFCGTLACQGGPISWIGQHRVHHAYSDKPEDPHDMNKGFWHSHIGFIFNRRADLNSIEEVSHYCPDIAKNKFYQFLENNMILIQIVVGFSIMALGGVLGSAPGFDWYSAISFTVWGVFVRLVSGYHVTWFVNSATHKWGSRPNNTNDDSRNNWWVGILAFGEGWHNNHHAQPRAARHGWEWWQFDQTWIMISILKAFRQVKNIKLPVRPNTKVNSLENPIENLNNNHSILNPKKIHQNKAV, translated from the coding sequence ATGAAGTTAAGAGAATCTTCCAATATAGTTAAGTTTAACTGGCGCAATTTTATTTGGATTACTGGTGTGCATGTCATTGCCCTATCCTTGTGCTGGTTCTTTTTCACATGGCAAGCCTTTATCGTTTTCCTAGTAATGCATTATCTTGCTGGTATGGTTGGAATTACTTTTGGATTTCATAGATTATTAGCTCATAAAGGCTTTCAAGCAACAAAACCTATAGAATATTTTGCCGCATTTTGCGGTACTTTAGCCTGCCAGGGAGGACCCATTTCTTGGATAGGGCAACACAGAGTGCACCACGCTTATTCTGATAAACCTGAAGATCCGCACGATATGAACAAAGGTTTTTGGCATTCTCATATTGGATTTATTTTTAACAGAAGAGCTGATTTAAACTCCATAGAAGAAGTATCTCATTATTGCCCTGATATTGCTAAAAATAAATTTTATCAATTTTTAGAAAATAACATGATTTTAATACAAATTGTTGTTGGTTTTTCAATCATGGCTCTTGGCGGAGTATTAGGTTCTGCACCCGGATTCGATTGGTATAGCGCTATTAGCTTTACAGTCTGGGGTGTCTTTGTAAGACTTGTATCAGGTTATCATGTTACTTGGTTTGTGAACTCTGCAACACATAAATGGGGTTCCCGTCCTAATAATACAAATGACGATTCCAGAAATAACTGGTGGGTTGGTATCCTTGCCTTTGGTGAAGGATGGCATAATAATCACCACGCTCAACCCCGTGCTGCACGTCATGGCTGGGAATGGTGGCAATTTGATCAAACTTGGATAATGATTTCAATATTAAAAGCTTTTAGACAAGTTAAAAATATTAAATTACCCGTAAGACCAAATACAAAAGTTAATTCATTGGAAAACCCAATTGAAAATCTGAACAATAACCACTCTATTTTGAATCCTAAAAAAATTCATCAAAATAAAGCGGTTTAG
- a CDS encoding DNA translocase FtsK, which translates to MVSSTDIRNKDSFNGALPNNSAEDREYLKEYIHILLLGITFCVFVSIITYNPSDPSSFNINSKSLNNISHVSNTFGILGASIADWCFQVCGLGSMVFSMVFIVQLLNTLRRPRQRSRFGLRVFGYPQLILCYLGLMSLISPEIHFRGVDIYTGGIIGHLVSHFFITFIGKTGSIIVLSIVGLASLTLSLGIRPLTTLSYLLSLFPNKVTKKIVGAIEEQANEKDTQSTYIQEDIFKQNKEEKKSLIEEKKPVFNYAVEEIQAAPPTNSFSNDITFANVSPKVAFLINKKDFDSLLSKLEYHKINGQKKNPEIENQKLRAEARLIEDKLSTFGVKGSVIKSQNGPVINLHEFEPASGIKVNKVLSLQDDLTLALKAQSVLIGLQPGKSSLGIELPASTRETVSLREIMESPLFQNPNIPLSVALGKNVDGSHLITDLSTMPHLLVAGSTGSGKSVCINVMLLSLMMSKTPRQLRLLLVDPKMLELSVYDGIGHLLMPVVTEPDKAAGALKWAIEEMERRYRLMKNYQVRNILAYNNAVTNGEIKQSDPKQQKLDLLPYIVVVVDELSDLMMTSPKDVEDSIQRLAQKARAAGIHLILATQRPSVDVLTGVIKANLPCRLSFQVASRHDSRTIIENIGAERLLGKGDMLFLPPGISKVIRAQCAFVTDKEINLMASELKKLYPPVYETHVMQDIERASQDLMRQKNDKGSEISTLTLSGENETIDENTLYERAVDFAREAGNVSTSSIQREFRIGYNRAARIMDRMILEGIVGQAESSGKPRPVIKRF; encoded by the coding sequence ATGGTATCTTCAACGGATATAAGGAATAAAGATTCTTTTAACGGTGCTTTGCCAAATAATAGTGCAGAAGATCGAGAGTACCTAAAAGAATATATTCATATTCTTCTTTTGGGTATTACATTTTGTGTTTTCGTTTCCATTATTACTTATAATCCTTCGGATCCGAGTTCATTTAATATCAATTCAAAATCTTTGAATAATATTTCTCATGTATCAAATACGTTTGGAATTTTAGGTGCCTCAATCGCAGATTGGTGTTTTCAGGTTTGTGGCTTAGGCTCTATGGTTTTTTCAATGGTATTTATTGTTCAGTTATTAAATACTTTGAGAAGGCCAAGGCAACGTAGCCGCTTTGGTTTAAGAGTTTTTGGTTATCCTCAACTTATACTATGTTATTTAGGCTTAATGTCTCTTATTTCTCCAGAAATTCATTTTCGTGGAGTTGATATTTATACTGGTGGTATTATTGGTCATTTGGTTTCTCATTTTTTTATCACTTTTATTGGTAAAACAGGATCAATTATTGTTTTATCCATTGTAGGTTTAGCAAGTTTAACATTGTCATTAGGTATAAGACCATTAACAACTTTATCTTATTTGTTATCTTTATTTCCAAATAAAGTAACGAAAAAAATTGTTGGTGCTATTGAAGAACAGGCTAATGAAAAAGATACTCAATCAACCTACATTCAGGAAGATATATTTAAGCAAAATAAAGAAGAAAAAAAGTCTTTAATTGAAGAGAAAAAACCGGTATTTAATTATGCTGTAGAAGAAATTCAAGCAGCGCCTCCAACAAATTCTTTTTCTAATGATATTACATTTGCTAATGTTTCGCCAAAAGTTGCATTTTTAATCAATAAAAAAGATTTTGATTCTTTGTTATCAAAACTTGAATATCATAAAATTAATGGTCAAAAGAAAAATCCTGAAATTGAAAATCAAAAATTACGAGCAGAAGCAAGACTTATTGAAGATAAATTATCTACATTTGGCGTTAAAGGTTCTGTAATCAAAAGCCAAAATGGACCTGTCATAAATTTACATGAATTTGAACCCGCTTCTGGAATTAAAGTTAATAAAGTTCTTTCTTTACAAGATGATCTTACTTTAGCATTAAAAGCTCAAAGTGTTTTAATTGGATTACAACCAGGAAAAAGTTCATTAGGAATTGAACTTCCAGCTTCAACTCGTGAAACTGTTTCTTTAAGAGAAATTATGGAATCTCCGTTGTTTCAAAACCCAAATATTCCTCTTTCTGTTGCTTTAGGAAAAAATGTGGATGGCTCGCATTTAATCACTGATTTATCAACAATGCCACATTTGCTTGTTGCAGGTTCAACAGGTTCAGGGAAAAGTGTTTGTATAAATGTTATGTTATTAAGTTTAATGATGAGCAAAACGCCTAGACAACTTCGATTATTATTAGTTGATCCAAAAATGTTAGAACTCTCCGTCTATGACGGTATTGGTCATTTATTAATGCCTGTTGTTACTGAGCCAGATAAAGCGGCTGGAGCATTAAAATGGGCAATTGAAGAAATGGAACGTCGATATAGGTTAATGAAAAATTATCAGGTAAGAAATATTTTAGCCTATAATAATGCGGTTACTAATGGAGAAATTAAACAATCAGATCCTAAACAACAAAAATTAGATTTGTTACCTTATATTGTTGTTGTGGTGGATGAATTAAGTGATCTTATGATGACCTCTCCAAAAGATGTTGAAGATAGTATTCAGCGTTTAGCTCAAAAAGCTAGAGCGGCGGGTATTCATTTAATATTAGCAACTCAAAGACCAAGTGTAGACGTATTAACTGGAGTAATAAAAGCGAATTTACCATGTAGATTGAGTTTCCAAGTAGCTTCAAGGCATGACAGTAGAACAATTATTGAAAATATTGGAGCAGAAAGATTATTAGGTAAAGGTGATATGTTATTTTTACCGCCAGGAATTAGTAAAGTTATTCGCGCACAATGTGCTTTTGTAACAGATAAAGAAATTAATTTAATGGCATCTGAATTAAAAAAACTTTATCCGCCCGTTTATGAAACACATGTAATGCAAGACATTGAAAGAGCATCACAAGACTTGATGAGACAAAAAAATGACAAAGGGAGCGAAATTAGTACACTCACTTTATCCGGTGAAAATGAGACCATTGACGAAAATACCCTTTATGAAAGAGCTGTCGATTTTGCGAGAGAGGCCGGGAATGTAAGTACATCAAGTATTCAAAGAGAATTCCGAATAGGTTACAACCGAGCTGCACGTATAATGGATAGAATGATTCTTGAAGGAATTGTTGGGCAAGCTGAGTCTTCGGGTAAACCAAGGCCAGTAATCAAACGATTTTAG
- the rsmI gene encoding 16S rRNA (cytidine(1402)-2'-O)-methyltransferase, translated as MTTGTLYIVATPIGTLGDFSPRAKEILSHVSFIACEDTRHSGNLLSHFGIKSQLESLHVHNEKNKSSYLIEKLLNSPNKCAAIITDAGTPCISDPGSLLIAEAHKHGILIQSIPGPSSMSSALAACGFIQPRSIFSGFLGRTQKEQFEEFNRWKAISPCIAVFFESPKRLINSLKNLNEFFLDQEIFICVSREISKKFEEHKTGNIKNVLNYFSNQNEIQGEFAICVNILAEEKKEISLQDAAIEALILVQQGMQLKLACKNIAQKHNLNAKDIYNESIKKP; from the coding sequence ATGACTACTGGTACACTTTATATAGTTGCAACACCCATAGGTACATTAGGCGATTTTTCTCCAAGAGCAAAAGAGATTCTATCTCACGTAAGCTTTATAGCATGTGAAGACACTAGACATTCGGGAAACTTATTAAGCCATTTTGGTATAAAATCTCAATTAGAAAGTTTACATGTACATAATGAAAAAAATAAATCAAGTTACCTTATTGAAAAACTTTTAAATTCACCTAACAAATGCGCCGCAATTATTACCGATGCAGGAACTCCCTGTATATCTGATCCAGGCTCTTTATTAATTGCCGAAGCTCATAAACATGGAATTTTAATTCAGAGTATTCCTGGTCCAAGTAGTATGTCTTCAGCATTAGCGGCTTGTGGGTTTATTCAGCCAAGAAGTATTTTTTCTGGCTTTTTAGGACGTACTCAAAAAGAACAATTTGAAGAATTCAATAGGTGGAAAGCGATTTCACCTTGCATTGCCGTATTTTTTGAAAGCCCAAAAAGATTAATTAATAGTTTGAAAAATTTAAATGAATTTTTTTTAGATCAAGAAATTTTTATTTGTGTCTCTAGAGAAATTTCTAAAAAATTTGAAGAACACAAAACAGGCAATATAAAAAATGTTTTAAATTATTTTTCAAATCAAAATGAGATTCAAGGCGAATTTGCAATTTGTGTTAATATTTTAGCAGAAGAAAAAAAAGAAATATCATTACAAGATGCAGCAATAGAAGCTTTAATTTTAGTACAACAAGGAATGCAATTAAAATTAGCATGTAAAAATATTGCTCAAAAACACAATCTAAATGCTAAAGATATTTATAATGAAAGTATTAAAAAACCTTAA
- a CDS encoding cyclase family protein, translating into MRSFPYKIIDLTHTLDENIPHWDEGCGFKQDNIIDYVDCNTEVQFRVQQIIMQAGIGTHIDAPAHCIPDGIYISEISLQDLIAPCVVIDVSMFAHSKYTVSLNDVKSFEQINTPINSNSFVFFRTGWEKYWGTPEQYRNHYLFPSISKDVAEYLLERGIKGIGIDTLSPDRPDDGFPVHKILLGNGKYIIENVANLKNMPIIGGFICALPLKTKGGTEAPVRLVGFKS; encoded by the coding sequence ATGCGCTCTTTTCCATACAAAATTATTGATTTAACCCATACATTAGATGAAAATATTCCACATTGGGATGAAGGATGTGGATTCAAACAAGATAATATAATTGATTATGTTGATTGTAATACAGAAGTTCAATTTCGAGTCCAGCAAATAATAATGCAAGCTGGTATTGGAACGCATATTGATGCACCTGCTCACTGCATTCCAGATGGAATTTATATTAGCGAAATTTCCTTACAAGATCTTATCGCACCATGTGTAGTTATTGATGTATCTATGTTTGCTCATTCAAAATATACTGTTTCTTTAAATGATGTTAAATCATTCGAGCAAATAAACACTCCCATTAATTCAAATAGCTTTGTATTTTTTAGAACGGGCTGGGAAAAATATTGGGGTACACCTGAGCAATATCGCAATCATTATTTATTTCCATCAATTTCTAAAGATGTAGCGGAATATCTTTTAGAAAGAGGAATAAAAGGAATAGGTATAGACACACTTTCTCCTGATAGACCTGACGATGGATTTCCTGTCCATAAAATACTTCTAGGTAACGGAAAATATATTATTGAAAATGTTGCTAATTTAAAAAATATGCCAATTATCGGAGGTTTTATTTGCGCGCTCCCATTAAAAACAAAGGGAGGAACAGAAGCGCCCGTAAGATTAGTTGGTTTTAAAAGTTAG